A stretch of the Amycolatopsis sp. BJA-103 genome encodes the following:
- a CDS encoding sensor histidine kinase, translating to MLLKERFPWSPWVGRVLRVVLPLGFVLGATSSASRWQPDAPSLTTAGVLWLVATAVPLLVVHRFPMTIFLLTSALTLGYYASGNPGGPTIVLPTIALFVLTKIRGPLVAGITGGSLLAVAGVVLFVRHGFGAFDMRAGLGLVWVIAVVGIGTAVRNGLAAARARREQADEHRHRMAEQERLTIAREVHDVVAHSLAMINVQAGVAAHVADRRPEQAKEALLNIKEASASALKDLRATLAVLRSGEDKAPAPSLAQADELFEHARAAGLEVRVDGEPGELPAPVDGAAYRILQESLTNVVRHANQARGVDVRFERKTGALTLLVRDDGRGAVEPAPGHGLRGMSERAAALGGALTTSVVDGGFQVRVELPIEGER from the coding sequence GTGCTGCTGAAAGAACGGTTTCCGTGGAGCCCCTGGGTGGGCCGCGTGCTGCGCGTGGTGCTGCCGCTGGGGTTCGTCCTCGGTGCCACGAGCAGCGCCTCCCGCTGGCAGCCGGACGCGCCGTCGCTGACCACGGCCGGAGTGCTCTGGCTGGTCGCCACCGCGGTGCCACTGCTGGTCGTCCACCGCTTCCCGATGACGATCTTCCTGCTCACCTCCGCGCTGACGCTGGGCTACTACGCGTCCGGCAACCCGGGCGGGCCGACGATCGTGCTGCCGACGATCGCGTTGTTCGTGCTCACCAAGATCCGCGGCCCGCTGGTCGCCGGGATCACCGGCGGATCGCTGCTCGCGGTCGCCGGTGTCGTGTTGTTCGTCCGGCACGGGTTCGGCGCCTTCGACATGCGGGCCGGGCTGGGGCTGGTCTGGGTGATCGCGGTCGTCGGGATCGGGACGGCGGTGCGCAACGGGCTGGCCGCCGCGCGGGCCCGCCGCGAGCAGGCGGACGAGCACCGGCACCGGATGGCCGAGCAGGAGCGGCTCACCATCGCCCGCGAAGTGCACGACGTCGTGGCGCACAGCCTCGCGATGATCAACGTCCAGGCCGGGGTCGCCGCGCACGTCGCCGACAGGCGTCCCGAGCAGGCGAAAGAGGCGCTGCTGAACATCAAGGAAGCGAGTGCTTCGGCGCTGAAGGACCTTCGCGCGACGTTGGCCGTGCTGCGTTCCGGGGAGGACAAGGCGCCCGCGCCGAGCCTCGCCCAGGCCGACGAGCTGTTCGAGCACGCGCGGGCCGCCGGGCTGGAGGTGCGCGTCGACGGCGAACCGGGCGAGCTGCCCGCGCCGGTCGACGGTGCCGCGTACCGGATCCTGCAGGAATCGCTGACGAACGTGGTCCGCCACGCGAACCAGGCTCGGGGCGTCGACGTCCGGTTCGAGCGGAAAACCGGTGCGCTGACGCTGCTCGTCCGCGACGATGGCCGTGGCGCCGTCGAACCCGCGCCCGGCCACGGGCTGCGCGGGATGTCCGAACGGGCGGCCGCGCTGGGCGGCGCGCTCACGACGTCCGTGGTGGACGGCGGGTTCCAGGTTCGCGTGGAACTACCGATCGAGGGGGAACGATGA